TAGTTCTTGGAAGAATGGTGAAACCCTCTCCTCATTATTGGCTTCAAATAGGAACAAGCAGCAATAGGGATACCTTGTCGGTTACGGATGACAACTCCAATCCCCGAGTCTTTGGCATTCCCATAGTAACCAGCcacattaataaaaaaaaaaatgctctCGCCTTATTATAATTTCCTACATTACCTCGAACATCCATAATCAAGTCCAGAGCCCGTTTCTTCCAAATCTCACCATAAGGATCAGGTTTCTTTCGACATGTTGCCTCATCATCCATGTTCTTGTTAGCCATATCTTGAGCCTCCGAATCTGCTAGGCTGGTTGCAGAAGAAGATGCAGCTTGGCTCTTCAGATTATCGTCAACGGGGGGTTGACCTTCACTATCTTCTATCTTCACGAAACACTGCACAATTATATAAGATATTAGTTGACAATGCACCAACAACATCTAATCTAGTGTTAGGCGCTAGGCTAGGCTACGCgtgaattttttttaaaacaaattcACGAAACACCTCCTAACAATCACAGTAAGAATAATAGAATCAAATTCACGATACCGATCCTCACCCGTAAACTTTCTAGATATCCAAAATCTCTCGACATCAAAATAAGAAAGTTATTCAACATAAAAGACTTACTAACCGAGTTGTATGCTGAAACCGAACACCCAAAAAAGAGAGGCCAAGACACCAAAGGGAAAAGGCAGATGTGTTTTTTTATAAGCGAGGCCGGCAGTTCTGATCCTCCCACTTCTGTACTGAATGTTTAAAAGCCCCTGAGAAATCTAGATGGTCgttttcaagaaaaagaaaagaaaaaaactcctGCTGCTGTGAACATTTTATAAATCTGTATGAATAAATATACATAGATGTTTAAAAGTTCTTGAATTAAGAACTCGATGGAGATTTTACAAACCACAGCATAGGCATCTGTTTCTGTAAATCTGATTACATTTGAAAATAAAAactgtccaaaggatgatttttctTTTATCCTCTTTGGTAAGCTACATCATTCAGAATATTTTTGTAGGCCGTTGTTTCATTTGAATACATCAACGCAAAGATCTCCAGCTCCATGTGTTTCGAAGCTTAGATAAACAATGGCATAGCAGAACCTTGCTCAAGCAATCGTGTTAACTTCTGCAGCAGATTTGATTGATTGACCATGCCTGAAAATGACTCTGTTCACCACCCACCAGGACTGGCGGGTTCAGAAATGGAAATGCACAAGTGCCTTCTCAAACCAGCAAATTCCCATATAAGGTTTGTTACAACAGCTTCAGACTTGCACAGATTTGGCGGGTGGGCTCACTTTGCACACCTCAGCATTGAAGCCACAGTCCATCAGAAGAAGCAACCAAGCCCTCTGTTGTTCAGAAAGCCGATCGCGTGGGCCCTTCACTTCAACAAGTTTCGCCTCACCCTTGTAATCTCCAGAGAAGCGCCAAAGGAATAAATCTGGCATTCCACTTGACCAGCTCCTATAATCTTGTGCTAGGAGCCGACATAGTGAAGCTAGACAAGGCCCACCAACACATGTAACAGCAGCTCGTAGATCAGATAAAGAATGTCTGTCCCAGTTAACACCTCGACAAGCTGTTCCAATATGTGATTCCCATGAGGTAATGAGGATCTCTTCAGCCATGCCTTCATAAATGTTATGTAGATGAGATTCTATGAGACTTTTTCGTGCTATATAAAAGTTATCTGTATCAAAGTCCAGCGGAGATGTCTGCGAAAAGAATAATAATCCACGAAGAATCAGAATGCTATCTTTTTTTTGTGCTGCCCCACATTAACATGGTTCAAGACATTTGAACTGGAGAAGAGAAGTATGGCAAACAGTACCAATGGTCGAACATAAACCGTGTAATTCCACACAAATCCATACCTAGAGGCATGCAATCAATAATTCAACACAAGGGCGCATGGGTGAAATTGGTACACATCATAACAACATTATGACACATTACAAGGCAAATTGTTAatcttttccttcttctctttttttttttttttttttttttctgagaaaAAAAGGTAAATTGTACTTCGATGGGAGTATTCAAAAGTAAAAGCTCTTCCATACCTGAAATCGGGTGTGGAAAACATCTGGTATATCTGCAAAGATGATATCCCACATGATTAGCCCAAATATTGTCATCCAAATGCCACTCTCAGTATGTACACCATGCCAACCACCTCCTTCATTGGCATAATATTGCAGAGCAAGCTCTTCGACGCCACACTGCTCTCCATCTTCACCATAAAACCTATTCTTCATCCCTAAATCACAGTTCAAAGGTCTCCCCAGAACTTGTACCTAATTGATATTCAATGAGAGAAATATAATTACTTAAAGATCAGTAAAATCATAACAAACATTAAATTAGCTTAAGAATGCAGTGGACTAGACTAGACCTCGCTTTCCTACAAGGGTTCACTTAATCAGCAAAACTGAATCTCAAAAGAAAAACTGGAATCACCTCCTTGATTGTCCTATTGATAGAATCAGAAAAACTAGGGGTTTTCCAGCGTCTTGGTGGTTTTCCTAAACGCAATATTCGCCTTTGTAACGCCATCTTCGAACCGGCACGAACCCATGGATCCAGTAATCCTTCTTCAGCAACTGACAGGCTCTCATTCAGACGACCCAGGTGTTCCAAATCAACTGATAGCCTCAGTGTCCAATACCCTCTTCTGCTACCGCATGCGATTCTATCTAATAGCCCCTTCAGTAACCTTATTGCATCTTCATACCTGAAAAGTCCAACAAATTTCATGACATAAATAAGTCGCTGATCTTTTTGTACCTCGGAATAGAAAGAAACACAGCAATTAAAAACCTTGTGGATAGTCGAGGTGTGAAGATAGTATACTTCTTATTGGAGCTATAGACAGTGTTAGCCGCGAAGAAATTCCTATCTAGGATTGGTTTTTCTAAGGGCGAGTTTGGCAACCAGGAAACTAGGATAACATATCCTAGTATAGGTTAacttaatttaatttatgataaCCTTAACACTAGTCAGTTTAAGTGATGTTTGTCTGAAATTCTATCCTGTCCTGGATTAACTCAAATTGTGTTTGTTCGACACGCTATCCAGTAGTAGGTTGACATAAATGATGTTTGTTTCAAACTCCAGAGTTTAATATGCAATATATAAACCAGCATCgacattttaaaacaaaaatagtaaaacgataaaaaaaatctaataaaaatttcaaaattagaatccgataaaataaataaaaaaaatcttaaaacagaattatgaaaactcaaGAATTTGATAAAAACTAGATGGTACGGCGACGATGTTGATAATTATTCCACATTGCGTTTGCAATTGAAGTACGAAGTTCTGAAGCTAAATCTCGCTCTCTATTTCTCCCGAGTCTAGCACCTTCATTATTGTCTTCCGGTACCTCAGGATCGGTTTCTTGTACTGGTACAACACCTCCATAATCAAGAAACAAATCATTTATACATTCCCTACGAATGTGGTTATGGATAATACAACAGGCTAGCACAATTTTCACTTGTGATTCATACGGATATTGAGGTTGTACTTGCAAAATAGTGAATCGCCTTTTCAGTATTCCAAGAACACGTTCAACTACATTCCGTAATGATGAGTGTCGAAGATTAAATAATTCTTTGGCATCTCTTGGGCGATTTCCCCCATActcattttgtgtttgtttttaacaatttcACTTTGAGATAGAACTAACATATCCGCCGTGATTTTAGGAGGGTAAAAAGTTGGGATATTCCACCATATACTCTCCCAGCCAATAATGAAGCAAAAAAAAGGTTTCCCGTTAGCACTACTTCTCCACAGTAGAATAAGTGGTTCATACAGTAGTGGAAAAGTACAAAGCTAAGTGAGTCCAGGGTTTAAATTCACTTATCATACTCTAGATAATTAGGTGGCTGCAACAGAAAGAACAAAGCCTCAATGACAAAAGGTGTCGGGAATTTTCATACCTGCGCTCACGCTCAAGATAGGAAATGCCTAATGTGACCACCTTTGAGTAGATATATGAATCTGAAAAAGATGAATGAAAAGTCATTGTAGGTGGGGTAGAAGACTGAGGAGCCTCTCTAGAACTGGATATGCGAGCATCAGATAACTCTATGCAGCTCTTCACTTTGACATGGTCGTCCTCTTCAAGTGATTCATCCATTATTTGTGCCACTTCAAGGGCCTGTGGAAAAATACTAGCGGAGTTACTAAATTTACTAAATATAAGAAGCGAGTCACTTTCCAATTTCCATACAGATATGAATGAACACCTCTTCATACGCAAGCAGGTCAGCTCGACTTGGGAAAATTTGATTGTGAACTATGCAGGTATAAGTTGGATACTTGACTAGTCCCAAGTCAACCATTAAAAAAGCATTTAGATCCTGCTCCCCATTAAGGAAGAAAAGCCTCTGTCGAAAGAAAGAAGGTAGGAAAGTAAGGAAAAAAGAGCTTGGTACAATTGACGCtgaacaataagaaaaaaaaagacaacaacaacaacaaccaagccTTTAGTCCCAAACAAGTTGGGTAGGCTAGAAAAGAAACCCATGTTGAATTTATCAAAACAAGacaaagaagaaagaaacaaaaaaataacctgAACCCGCCAGAGAAGGGActcagcagttgaagaaacacgAATACAATTTCCTGTTCGATCTAATACCATGCTTGGAAGAGATAGGCTACATCAGACAATAAAAAGGGGAACCACAAAAGCTGTAAGAATTTAAACTCCAACAAATCAACACCTGATAAAAGGAAGATTTAGAAAGTTGTAACAATCCCATGCAATACCATTTACCATCATCATATGAAGCGGACAGCAATGAAATCAATTCCTGCTTTCTGCTAGAATAAATGCCTTTCTGAAGCATAGAATGAAACAGAACAGATGAGGTGTAGTTTAGAAGTGTTACCGAGGAACTTTAACAAATAAGAGCTGCATAATAAGAAGTGCAGATTATGCTCATAGATGTAACGGAATTCTTAGCAAAATCCAAAGTAATCAAAGGCAATTTGATGTTCCCCGAACGGTAAAAGAGTAGATGATCAATATGTCATACACATGAAGACTGGCAATGGCACCACGAAAAGACTAATCCACCTGGGACAAGCAGTGCATGTACATATAGTgacttggtttatcaaaagatgCAGAAACATATCATTAAACTCCTCCGTAAGATGTCATTTATCTCACATCAGAAACAGCTATATCGCACAAATGTATCTTATAAAAGAGATACTAATTTGGAGTAATGTTAAACCAATATTTGACCCGTATCTGTCCGCAAAGAATGTCTGTTACTTTGCAGTCATCAGAAGCCAGCAATATAGGAGATTTACTATGGAAGGATCCAAAGTTAGGAGTAGCCATCCGTAATGCTCCAAATAGCAGATATGTCCACTTAGAGCGGACAATACATCTATCTTGAGGATTTGATTTAACAAAGATAAAGAAAGAAATCATCATCCACCTGATAAGGATATCACTTGTATCACATCATTGTATTAAACTCGAATCATAACGGTTTAGCAGCCATATCACACAAATGTGCCTTAATTCTTAACAGAGAAATACTATTTTTAAGAAATGGTAAACTAATGTCTGACTCGTATCTGTCCGCAAAGAATGTCTGTTACTGTGCAGTCATCAGAAGCCACCAATATAGGAGATTTACTACGGCAGGATCCAAATTTAGGAGTAGCCGTCCATATAACGCTCCAAATAGCGAATATACCACATAGAATTAAGAGAAAGATGAGACCAAAGCCTTGTTGCTGGTCTCAACCAGAAGACGTGTTAATACTGCTTAACGAAAAAAGAATATTTATTTTGTTGAAAACTCGGTCGAATATACAAACGAGGTCCATGCTTATTGCACACAACATTACAGAGATGATCTGTATGCTAAAGCACTCAAGGGAAGGGGGCATGAGGATCCAGGTTAAGAATGCCAAGCTGTGGCTAAACGAACAATATGATCAAAGAAGCTTAAAAATGTAATGGCCAGAAACAGTATTGTTAAACCACTAATACATATACACACCTTGGGGTGTGACAAACTACAAATGTCTCGTAGCTCAGAAACAGTAAGCACGTCTAGAACCTCCTTTATATCGGACCCATTTGGTTCGTTCATGGACTCTAACGAACACATATAACCCCTTGCTGCAATAGCAAAAACAATTAGACTGAATAAAATGTAATTCCAAGCAAGCTGCATATCAAAGATGATAAAGCCATCGTGCTCATACTTACCACAGAGTCCCTCAACAGCCTGTTGAGAATCCGTTACTTCTTGGTAGGAAATATTAGACATTCGAAACCAAGGACCTGAAATCAGAAACAGGATAGGGATAACGTTACATTGTTTGCACTACATCCTCATAACTCGCTCCTCTAAAGTCAACAATTCAGATAAATGTATAAATAGAAGTGCTTTTTTATTAACAAATTACAGAGATCAGAGTATTAGTAACACAATGTTCGTAACTTATAAAATCTTTTGCACCATATTCTTAATTATTACTAAACACTCCAATCTATCGCACAGTTGCACCATAAGCAAGTGACGGCTACATGAATGAGTATGAATCAGAATGGAAAGAAAGCAACCTTTTCGAGTAAAAAGTCGAACAAAGAGATTCTGACTATCGTCTGAGAGTGATTTAAATGATTCTGTGGAAAAAAAACACACAACTGACTGGCTACAAGGTAAaagatgaacaaaaaaaaaaaaaaaaaaaaaaaaaaaaaaaaagctgaaGCATGCAGAGAACTGAAACCTCACATCCATACC
This genomic stretch from Papaver somniferum cultivar HN1 chromosome 5, ASM357369v1, whole genome shotgun sequence harbors:
- the LOC113283967 gene encoding fanconi-associated nuclease 1 homolog — protein: MLTGRESLVRLIGKRRKILPDRQSFLLAPPESCKDDIRDGLSSSSSTNGAEICESSKKMDVVEMGRSDSSYVTCPVCGVSVQGSDHELNSHLDVCLTGGGTKRKLRQPTLFQFSFKSSVTKPKDQLDESNNNLKINDDVLLPKDEKVEGNAITKFPVIEDNNDAQCVSPLNSFAKLETREEVKVENLSGEDENPSGDDIIEEKYVDVTLSAPNVVAKHEVDRSTDDTSVAIFQTYIVGRKFGEEVDLKIGDTVSFARDQYNVKDPNAIKVLCTDSGCEKVVGYIPRELARYLSPLTEKNCLVFEVSISALPKRPLDIVPIQVVCQRMTGAGRVESNDHGSSDSVWEDILHVVECAKNFIPGQRKYQQNFLLLIQEVMRSHQHLFIDEEKLYIESFKSLSDDSQNLFVRLFTRKGPWFRMSNISYQEVTDSQQAVEGLCARGYMCSLESMNEPNGSDIKEVLDVLTVSELRDICSLSHPKKGIYSSRKQELISLLSASYDDGKCLSLPSMVLDRTGNCIRVSSTAESLLWRVQRLFFLNGEQDLNAFLMVDLGLVKYPTYTCIVHNQIFPSRADLLAYEEALEVAQIMDESLEEDDHVKVKSCIELSDARISSSREAPQSSTPPTMTFHSSFSDSYIYSKVVTLGISYLERERRYEDAIRLLKGLLDRIACGSRRGYWTLRLSVDLEHLGRLNESLSVAEEGLLDPWVRAGSKMALQRRILRLGKPPRRWKTPSFSDSINRTIKEVQVLGRPLNCDLGMKNRFYGEDGEQCGVEELALQYYANEGGGWHGVHTESGIWMTIFGLIMWDIIFADIPDVFHTRFQTSPLDFDTDNFYIARKSLIESHLHNIYEGMAEEILITSWESHIGTACRGVNWDRHSLSDLRAAVTCVGGPCLASLCRLLAQDYRSWSSGMPDLFLWRFSGDYKGEAKLVEVKGPRDRLSEQQRAWLLLLMDCGFNAEVCKVSPPAKSVQV